In the genome of Vanessa cardui chromosome 11, ilVanCard2.1, whole genome shotgun sequence, the window GCTTAAAGAatcgaatttattataatatttttaatgactttaCGTGGAcggcaattatttttacttttgattaaagatagtaaaacCCAATTGTATTGacacattattttacaataaatgttggaaacgttacttatatatttcttatttgatatttggaaataataaatcaatataaaaatcctTAAATAAACCTCCTTAACAACCATTATTTTTgatcttaataaaaatgaacagTGATTTAAACTACTTACTAGATATAGTCACTTTTGGTTTTTAAGATTACTCAATTGTGTCTCCGTCTTAATTTCAATATGTGGTGAATCCGATGTTTTGCGAAGATACACTCTTCCATTGTTGGTCCAGCAGTAATTAAAATCTTGTGTCTTGGCAAAGTCTCTAGCAAGGAAAAATAATCTTCGTCCCTTGTTTGTAAGCGCTTCAGAAATAAAGATAGGTGTAGTTGGTCCACTCAATCCTATGATGTTTGAGTTAAGGCGTTGATTAGGGTGTTGCTTATTGTAATGTTTTGCTGCTTGTATCACATCTTTTTTCAATACGACTGTAGTGAACTCAGCAATGATTGTACCCTTGCTTGATTTCCCATTTATGCGATAAACATCTTTGATAGTCATTTGTTCAACATTTACATTTAGCACTTTACATGTGTTTTTCACGATATTGCATAAATCactttttgtttcagtttttgTAGGAATAGGCACATTTCTCATTTCTATAGCAGTCAGCTTTGAGGTTTTTTGCATATCTTCTATTTTCTCCTCAAGTGAAGCTATTTGGGAAAGAAATTGTTTGCGTTCAGTCTGGAGACCTTCGACCTTAGTTTTCATGTCTTCATATTGTGCGTTTAGGAAATCTAGTGATTTTTCGATTTCTTCATTTGAGAGCTTAATCTGATTGTTCTGTTTCTTTATTTCCGAAATTTCCGACATTAGTTTATTTAGTAAAGTGTTTTGGGTTTCTTTCCATTCATCAAGCATCATACGAATCTCATCTTTAAAAGAAATTAGTTCTTCATCACTCGATTGCCGCTGCCTTTTGTTTCTTTGGGAAACAAAAGCCGTTGTCGATGTGTTTGGAGGTATATTTGTAACATCTGTATCCGATTGCGTGTGGAGTAAGTTACTGCTAGAGGGCGATCTTGCATGTCTCGGCATATTTCCACAACGTATTAAGTCCTAAGTTTTAGTGGTCGCAGTTTGAAACGAGTACACGTAATTAATGCACTTGCTTGCACTAGAGGCACTTTTGTTTTATGTGCGCCTGGTACTTTAAACTTATTTActtgttactattttatttaaaaaatattttttaagagtgTACACGTCTAATCACTTTCGCAGTCTGAGGGGAAGAGCCAAAGTCTATGGGTTCGCAAAAatgttatgcaaaaaaaaatgaatttaaaatcagAGAAATCATATGAAAACAAATACTGATGTAAAAAACATGTTACAATAACAAATGATTTGATTACGATACTGAGTACTTAATATATCTTTTCTCAACGACTTAAGAATAGTAGGCATGTCGAAATGCTAAAGAAAACCTTTTTGATCTGCAGTTGATTACAATTAACTCGTTTGTGGGAATAGTTTGCAATAAGAACAAAGGGGCCTTGGAGCAAGCATTTGTTTAACGGCACCACGCTTCGACGGAACAAATATAATGTAGGTACTTCAGCTTAATACTTTATTAGGTAATTAAGTAAGATTTTTGGTAAAACAAGACCAAATTGTGTCGTCATCAGAACAATAAAATCAttcattgtttataataataggttagacgaaataagaaaacattatttatttttacttgttttgGGTCTCCGCATTTATACATTAAGTCACCCACGACTCATAACTTAGATTACAATGTATTATTGGTTGTATTTGCTGCGGCGATTTGGTATTGGTATTAATTGCTGATATCTTATTACATTAGCAAATATGGGGTCAAAAACTCAATCTCTAATCTATAGCAATCGGTACGCGTAGCCAACATAAAATAATCTAGCAACTATacattctatattaaatatgaaacaataaccaaaaattcgattttttttctcCACCCATATTTTTTTAGCATATTTTATTGTGAGTCATATTTGAACGACAGATAAATACAATGAACACGCCAAcagagtaaaatattttatctaaatattcatttatggtAAACTATTGAAGCCAAGGCTATTCTAGTAGCGTCAACGTATCGTATTGTGATTTAACAGCCAAAACCTACgctgtcatttttttattacttttcaattgttttatctaCAAACTAAACCACAAGAATATACTAAATTTACATCAAATCTAAAAAGCCTTATACTTTAAATTCTATCTGTGATATCAATTGAATGGTTCTAATTTTTAACGattttctatttctattttatagttattcttaatttaaaaaatatatcgaaaatgtaaagaatataataatgatagtaCGTTTCTAATAAAATGTCTATAACTAAATTTGTTGTAAGCGTTTGTCGTTTTTAAgtctaaaagtaaaaaaatattgttgacatTTTTTATGACGCTATCTgtttaagtacattttaaacGAGCTATGACGTCAACTGACGTTAAGAATAAATATCTAATGTATTTGAttctatattgatttaatttatcttgtatTCTGAGCAAAACAActaaaactaaatgcattaaGCAGGCGTACTCAATTTTTTTGGAGAGACAAGGACGTGTGTTTTGATCAGCAGcataattagattatatttttatattattattcttttttctttttgctaAGACGAAAAAAACACACTTTGCTActcattttatgttatagtataATCTATGCCTTTcagttttgatttgatttatcagattattttttAGGCGCTACTGTCTTAAATCGCGTTGCAGTTGCACTCCTTTCAtaagaaagatataataaaatattgcaaaatagCAATCTTAACGGGATTTGATCcagatatttaataattacccAATTTTTTTTCAACGACGTAAAATCGGCAATACAAAAAATGCCACATTTTTTGTATAGACGCAGCTGCATAAATACATAATGTCACAGACAAAATAAAGTCTACTTTCAGGTAcgtatgattattatatttcttgacATTTTGACACGCTGGGTATTTCGAGCTATAAATATCTGTTCTGTGACATCAAAGTCTGAGCTCCGGTATGACTCATTAATTGAAGGTAAACACGCTTTCCATGTAATAGACCGCTACCTACCGATTAGTTTGTATGAACAGTAGAGGTTAATACACCTACACAACATCAATAATAATCGTTAATATTAAAGTTCTTTTATTCTAAAAATCAATCAACGCCATTCTCATCGCCGTCGGAATGAGGACCTTGGCGTTTAGGAGATGCTTATGTCAAAGTAAGTCGTATTTGTGTATGAAAACGTTccattaatatagatattgttaaatatataattaatttaaatttcgtgtTTATATGTTCTTAGGCCTATTTTTATATCGATTTTTTA includes:
- the LOC124533390 gene encoding uncharacterized protein LOC124533390, encoding MPRHARSPSSSNLLHTQSDTDVTNIPPNTSTTAFVSQRNKRQRQSSDEELISFKDEIRMMLDEWKETQNTLLNKLMSEISEIKKQNNQIKLSNEEIEKSLDFLNAQYEDMKTKVEGLQTERKQFLSQIASLEEKIEDMQKTSKLTAIEMRNVPIPTKTETKSDLCNIVKNTCKVLNVNVEQMTIKDVYRINGKSSKGTIIAEFTTVVLKKDVIQAAKHYNKQHPNQRLNSNIIGLSGPTTPIFISEALTNKGRRLFFLARDFAKTQDFNYCWTNNGRVYLRKTSDSPHIEIKTETQLSNLKNQK